The Cellulosimicrobium sp. ES-005 genome segment TTGTACTTCTCGGGGCCGTCGGAGCCGCCCAGCTCGTCGACGATCTTCTGGGTGCGGGTGTCCTGCCAGACGATCGCGTTGTAGACCGGCTTGCCCGTGGTCCTGTCCCACACGACCGCGGTCTCGCGCTGGTTGGTGATGCCGACCGCCGCGATGTCGTGGTGCGTCACGTTGGCGCGGGTGAGCGCGAGGCCCACGGCCTCGCGGACGTTGTTCCAGATCTGCTCCGGGTTGTGCTCCACCCACCCGGCGCGCGGGAAGATCTGGTCGTGCTCGAGCTGCCCGGTGGAGACGATCTCCCCGGAGTGGTTGAAGACGATGGCCCGGGAGCTCGTGGTCCCCTGGTCGATGGCGAGAACGTAGTCGGCCATGGTGCGTTCAGTCCTTCACGTCGGTGTGGGTTCGGGTTGGTGTGGGTGCCCGGCGCCCGACGGCGGCGGGTCGCGTGACCGGGGAGGCCCCCGGCTCCCCGGTCACGCGGGGGAGAGGTCCGGCTCGTCCGGGTCGGTCAGATCCAGGCGGCGCCGAGCAGGCCGGCGAGGACACCGCCGACCAGCGGACCGGCGACGGGGACCCACGAGTAGGCCCAGTCGCTCGAGCCCTTGCCCCGGATCGGCAGCAGCGCGTGCGCGATGCGGGGACCGAGGTCACGGGCAGGGTTGATGGCGTACCCGGTGGGACCACCGATGCTCGCGCCGATCGCGACCACGACGAGCGCGACGGCGAGCGGTCCCAGACCCGACGGCGTCTTCCCGGACGCCACGACGAAGAACACGAGCACGAAGGTCGCGATGACCTCGGTGATGAAGTTCCACGCGTAGGAGCGGATCTCGGGGCCGGTGGAGAACACGGCGAGCTTGGTGGCGCTGGGGGCGTCCTCGTCGAAGTGCTTCTTGTACGCGAGGAACGCGACCACGGCACCGATGATCGCTCCGATCATCTGGGCGCCCCAGTACATGAACATGTTGCCCACGGTGGGCTCGATGGTCGCCGTGACCATCCCCTCCGGCCCGGTGACCGAGTAGAACGGCTCCTGAGCGGTGAAGAGGCCGATCGTGACGGCCGGGTTGAGGTGGGCGCCCGACTTGTAGGCCACGTAGACGGCGGTGA includes the following:
- a CDS encoding MIP/aquaporin family protein — protein: MDQLLMNAFWSEILGTATLILLGAGVVANVVLPRTKGFNGGWLLINFGWGLAVFTAVYVAYKSGAHLNPAVTIGLFTAQEPFYSVTGPEGMVTATIEPTVGNMFMYWGAQMIGAIIGAVVAFLAYKKHFDEDAPSATKLAVFSTGPEIRSYAWNFITEVIATFVLVFFVVASGKTPSGLGPLAVALVVVAIGASIGGPTGYAINPARDLGPRIAHALLPIRGKGSSDWAYSWVPVAGPLVGGVLAGLLGAAWI